The following are encoded together in the Opitutus sp. ER46 genome:
- a CDS encoding glycoside hydrolase 43 family protein, translating into MKPLVALAACLLALCAHAATWMPDNGNGTYTNPLFYDEFSDPDLIRVGEDYYLTGTTMHAQPGLPVLHSRDLVNWRLLTYVFDRLDLGPEFRLEEGREIYGQGIWAPSFRHHRGTFYIFSNINRQGTQLFRATNPAGPWTHTRMKRTFHDLSVLFDDDGKVYVIWGYQGIHLAQLNEELTDVVPGTERVIIEKGSGIGEGCHFYKLNGKYYILSAWFEGRMRMPCARADRPEGPYEVNPAISMDEDFGLAEGNRLRGQKPPFQIVPGNTDDRGRMSLHQGGIVDTPAGEWWGFSMMDYNSVGRLTCLSPITWQDGWPYFGLPGNLKRTPRTWVKPNTGHVSPPTAPYQRDDDFSAPALANVWQWNHLPVNARWSLTERPGFLRLHALPAADFWWARNTLTQRAIGPSSTPTTILDASALAPGDVAGLALLNLPYAWLGVRREASGLVLAQYDQLADKTTTVPLATSRVWLRAHCDFLTEKAAFSYSTDGHAFTPIGGEFTMVFQLKTFQGVRYALFAYNRLGPDGGHADFDAFTVDQPHPRGLMRPIPVDRTISFVIYGGGLPVRVGDATTFKVIDRGLGRVAFQAGERFLSVAQSGDPQISLRAGPPGDAETFQWTENVYGDLNLLSLVTHRHVRLHPDGGLVADSPGPKPDRRDGSCLVWSLAGPAN; encoded by the coding sequence ATGAAGCCCCTCGTCGCCCTCGCCGCCTGCCTGCTTGCGCTGTGCGCCCATGCCGCCACCTGGATGCCCGACAACGGGAACGGCACGTACACCAACCCGCTGTTCTACGATGAGTTTTCCGACCCCGACCTCATCCGCGTCGGCGAGGACTATTATCTCACCGGCACCACCATGCACGCGCAGCCCGGCCTGCCCGTGCTGCACTCCCGCGATCTGGTGAACTGGCGGCTGCTCACGTACGTCTTCGACCGGCTCGACCTGGGCCCCGAATTTCGGCTCGAGGAGGGACGCGAGATCTACGGCCAGGGCATCTGGGCCCCCAGTTTTCGCCACCACCGCGGTACGTTCTATATCTTCTCCAACATCAACCGCCAGGGCACCCAGTTATTCCGCGCCACGAATCCCGCCGGCCCGTGGACGCACACGCGCATGAAGCGCACGTTCCACGACCTGTCCGTCCTCTTCGATGACGACGGCAAGGTGTACGTGATCTGGGGATACCAGGGAATCCACCTTGCGCAGCTCAACGAGGAGCTCACCGACGTCGTCCCCGGCACCGAGCGCGTGATCATCGAGAAGGGCTCGGGCATCGGCGAGGGCTGCCATTTCTACAAGCTCAATGGCAAATACTACATCCTGAGCGCCTGGTTCGAGGGGCGCATGCGCATGCCCTGCGCCCGCGCCGACCGTCCGGAAGGGCCGTATGAGGTCAATCCCGCCATCAGCATGGATGAGGATTTCGGGCTCGCCGAAGGCAACCGGCTGCGCGGCCAGAAGCCGCCCTTCCAGATCGTGCCCGGCAACACCGATGACCGCGGCCGCATGTCGCTGCATCAAGGCGGCATCGTCGACACGCCCGCCGGCGAGTGGTGGGGCTTCTCGATGATGGACTACAACTCGGTCGGCCGCCTCACCTGCCTCTCCCCGATCACCTGGCAGGACGGCTGGCCGTACTTCGGCCTGCCGGGCAACCTCAAGCGCACCCCGCGCACCTGGGTGAAGCCCAACACCGGTCACGTCTCGCCGCCGACCGCACCGTATCAGCGCGACGACGACTTCTCCGCTCCCGCCCTGGCCAACGTCTGGCAGTGGAACCATCTGCCCGTGAACGCGCGGTGGTCGCTCACCGAACGCCCCGGGTTTCTCCGGCTGCACGCCCTGCCCGCCGCCGATTTCTGGTGGGCGCGCAACACCCTCACGCAGCGAGCCATCGGCCCAAGCTCGACGCCCACGACGATCCTCGATGCGAGCGCCCTCGCCCCCGGCGACGTCGCCGGGCTCGCCCTGCTCAACCTGCCCTACGCCTGGCTCGGTGTGCGCCGCGAGGCGTCCGGCCTCGTGCTCGCCCAGTACGACCAGCTCGCCGACAAGACCACCACGGTCCCGCTCGCCACGTCCCGCGTCTGGCTCCGCGCGCACTGCGACTTCCTCACCGAAAAGGCCGCGTTCAGCTACAGCACCGACGGCCACGCGTTCACGCCCATCGGCGGCGAGTTCACGATGGTGTTTCAACTGAAGACCTTTCAGGGCGTGCGCTATGCGCTCTTCGCCTACAACCGCCTCGGGCCGGACGGCGGCCACGCCGACTTCGACGCGTTCACCGTGGACCAACCGCACCCGCGCGGCTTGATGCGGCCCATCCCCGTGGATCGGACCATCTCGTTCGTCATCTATGGTGGCGGTCTGCCGGTCCGCGTCGGCGACGCAACCACGTTCAAGGTGATCGACCGCGGGCTCGGGCGCGTGGCGTTCCAGGCCGGCGAACGTTTCCTCTCGGTCGCCCAATCCGGCGACCCGCAGATCAGTCTGCGGGCCGGACCGCCGGGCGACGCCGAAACATTCCAGTGGACCGAGAACGTCTATGGTGACCTCAACCTCCTTTCGCTCGTGACGCATCGCCACGTGCGCCTGCATCCCGATGGCGGCCTGGTTGCCGACTCGCCAGGGCCCAAGCCCGACCGGCGCGACGGCTCCTGCCTCGTCTGGTCGTTGGCCGGTCCGGCGAACTAG
- a CDS encoding uroporphyrinogen decarboxylase family protein, which translates to MPASPRACIESVLRRQPPARFVYAPNYWQWFAHHLNHRLLPPELAGCRDQLDLIRHLGLDVFSRNAYCDQQSCWFGGLAQETLAPGTTRQEEAASDDRDRVITRTYHTPRGPLTERQRYVFAESTLVQEAFLLDGSEAGLDAFDALVHARRWRFDATAYAEWQARVGDAGFIHPGELYSPLKLLHLAAGADNAVFLLQDHPERCRAWMDAHEEAQLDLVRQMLAAGVPSMIAMDNLDAAFHPPHYLEQYSARFYQRASELCHAAGATFFIHACGHQRAILPLVASLGVDGLEGVAFPPLGNVELDEALQLAGDRLIITGGISAMETERLQTRDDVRRYVEGLLRRLQPYRHRFMLSASCNTSIRTRWETLVWFRDAWVEFGA; encoded by the coding sequence ATGCCCGCTTCGCCCCGCGCCTGCATCGAGTCCGTCCTGCGCCGCCAGCCGCCCGCGCGCTTCGTCTATGCGCCCAACTACTGGCAGTGGTTCGCCCATCATCTCAACCACCGGCTCCTGCCGCCGGAACTCGCCGGCTGCCGCGATCAGCTCGACCTCATCCGCCACCTCGGCCTCGACGTCTTCAGCCGCAACGCCTACTGCGACCAGCAGTCCTGCTGGTTCGGCGGCCTCGCCCAGGAAACACTCGCTCCCGGCACCACCCGCCAGGAGGAAGCCGCCAGCGATGATCGCGACCGGGTCATCACACGCACGTACCACACCCCACGCGGCCCGCTGACGGAACGGCAGCGCTACGTGTTCGCGGAGTCCACGCTCGTCCAAGAGGCCTTCCTCCTCGACGGCTCCGAGGCCGGCCTCGACGCCTTCGACGCCCTGGTTCACGCCCGCCGCTGGCGCTTCGACGCGACCGCGTACGCCGAATGGCAGGCGCGGGTCGGCGACGCCGGGTTCATCCATCCCGGCGAACTTTACAGCCCGCTGAAGCTCCTCCACCTCGCCGCCGGCGCCGACAACGCCGTCTTCCTTCTGCAGGATCATCCGGAACGCTGCCGGGCGTGGATGGACGCCCATGAAGAGGCCCAGCTCGACCTCGTGCGCCAGATGCTGGCCGCGGGGGTGCCGTCGATGATCGCGATGGACAACCTCGACGCGGCCTTCCACCCGCCGCACTACCTCGAGCAGTACTCCGCCCGGTTCTACCAGCGCGCCAGCGAACTCTGCCACGCGGCCGGTGCCACCTTTTTCATTCACGCCTGCGGCCACCAGCGCGCCATCCTGCCTCTGGTCGCCTCGCTCGGCGTGGACGGGCTCGAAGGCGTCGCGTTTCCGCCGCTCGGCAACGTGGAGCTCGACGAGGCGCTGCAACTCGCGGGTGACCGGCTCATCATCACGGGCGGCATCAGCGCCATGGAAACAGAGCGGCTGCAAACCCGGGACGACGTCCGCCGCTACGTGGAGGGACTCCTCCGCCGGCTCCAGCCGTACCGGCACCGGTTCATGCTCTCCGCGAGCTGCAACACCTCGATTCGCACGCGCTGGGAAACGCTCGTCTGGTTCCGCGACGCCTGGGTCGAATTCGGCGCCTAG
- a CDS encoding LysR substrate-binding domain-containing protein produces MELRHLRYFVAVAEALSFRRAAERLRVAHPALSNQIRDLEDELAVRLLDRNTSRVRLTDAGRVLLEEARAVLRRTSVLAQVVREAGAGRSGRLAVGNVGPISATFMPAVLLAYRERFPQVEVMLHEMDLPDQIAGLDDGTLQLGFTMRPAAEIPPRLDHVLVLRTPVCALVGRRHRLAALPRITPADAQAEVILCVGTGPRFPGHAERVIAAFEANGLPAPKIRRVNSSAALFTLIAGHQGIAFMPALPGLPPSSEIVVRPVKQVRPEVRFEMHAVWRRGDGSALVRNFIEVLKRTIRVRPQLRDGAANPAG; encoded by the coding sequence ATGGAACTGCGGCACCTGCGGTACTTTGTGGCGGTGGCGGAAGCGCTGAGCTTTCGGCGGGCGGCGGAGCGGCTGCGGGTCGCGCACCCGGCACTGAGCAATCAGATCCGCGATCTGGAGGACGAGTTGGCGGTGCGGCTGCTCGACCGGAACACCAGCCGGGTGCGGTTGACGGATGCCGGTCGCGTCCTGCTCGAGGAGGCGCGCGCGGTGCTCCGGCGGACCAGCGTTCTCGCGCAGGTGGTGCGGGAGGCGGGCGCGGGCCGGTCGGGCCGGCTCGCCGTGGGAAACGTGGGGCCGATCTCCGCCACGTTCATGCCGGCCGTGCTGCTGGCGTATCGCGAGCGGTTCCCCCAGGTCGAGGTGATGCTGCACGAGATGGATCTGCCGGATCAGATCGCCGGGCTGGACGACGGCACACTGCAACTCGGGTTCACGATGCGCCCGGCCGCTGAGATCCCGCCGCGGCTTGACCACGTTCTGGTGCTCCGCACCCCGGTGTGTGCCCTGGTGGGGCGCCGCCATCGGCTGGCCGCGCTGCCCCGGATCACGCCGGCGGATGCGCAGGCGGAGGTCATCTTGTGCGTCGGAACCGGTCCCCGGTTTCCGGGCCATGCCGAGCGCGTGATCGCCGCGTTTGAGGCCAACGGGCTGCCGGCCCCGAAGATCCGCCGGGTGAACAGCTCCGCCGCGCTCTTTACGCTCATCGCAGGCCATCAGGGCATCGCGTTCATGCCGGCGTTACCCGGCCTGCCGCCGTCGTCCGAGATCGTGGTCCGGCCGGTGAAGCAGGTGCGGCCGGAGGTGAGATTTGAGATGCACGCGGTGTGGCGTCGCGGCGACGGATCGGCGCTCGTGCGCAACTTCATCGAAGTGCTGAAGCGGACGATTCGCGTCCGGCCCCAACTGCGGGACGGCGCCGCGAACCCCGCCGGCTAG
- a CDS encoding 2-hydroxyacid dehydrogenase — protein sequence MSHIAVFDARSYDRSYLQQAAHPGQALQFHEFRLDAETAPIARGAAAVCVFVNDRVDRACLEILRRQEVRHVALRCAGFNNVDLAAAKELGITVTRVPAYSPHAVAEHTVALLLTLNRKIHRAHNRVRELNFSLAGLVGFDLHGKTAGIIGTGKIGRITAEILQGFGVSVLAYDLYPDQAWARARGIRYASLEEVLRASDILSLHTPLTPETHHLVNERTLGLMKPTVTILNTSRGKLIDTGALIQALKNHRVGGVALDVYEEEAGVFYEDLSGQVLQDDELSRLLTFPNVLITSHQAFLTHEALTQIAQVTGENLERLSAGQPFLEGTQLA from the coding sequence ATGAGTCACATCGCGGTATTCGATGCGCGCAGCTACGATCGCAGCTATCTCCAGCAGGCGGCCCACCCGGGCCAGGCCCTGCAGTTTCACGAGTTTCGCCTCGACGCCGAAACTGCTCCGATCGCACGCGGCGCCGCCGCGGTCTGCGTGTTCGTGAATGACCGCGTCGACCGCGCCTGCCTCGAGATTCTCCGCCGCCAGGAAGTCCGGCATGTGGCGCTGCGCTGCGCCGGCTTCAACAACGTCGACCTTGCCGCCGCCAAGGAACTCGGGATCACCGTCACCCGCGTGCCCGCCTACTCCCCGCACGCGGTCGCCGAGCACACCGTGGCCCTCCTGCTCACGCTCAACCGCAAGATCCACCGCGCCCACAACCGGGTGCGCGAACTCAACTTCTCCCTCGCCGGGCTCGTCGGCTTTGACCTGCACGGCAAGACCGCCGGCATCATCGGCACCGGCAAGATTGGCCGCATCACCGCCGAGATCCTGCAGGGCTTCGGCGTCAGCGTCCTCGCGTACGACCTCTACCCCGACCAGGCGTGGGCCCGGGCTCGCGGCATCCGCTACGCCAGCCTCGAGGAGGTGCTGCGCGCCAGCGACATCCTCAGCCTGCACACGCCGCTCACCCCGGAAACCCACCACCTGGTCAACGAGCGCACCCTCGGGCTCATGAAGCCCACGGTCACCATCTTGAACACCAGCCGCGGCAAGCTGATCGACACCGGCGCACTGATCCAGGCGCTCAAGAACCATCGGGTCGGCGGCGTCGCCCTGGATGTTTACGAGGAAGAGGCGGGCGTGTTCTACGAGGATCTCTCCGGCCAGGTCCTGCAGGACGACGAGCTCTCCCGGCTGCTCACGTTTCCCAACGTCCTCATCACCTCGCACCAGGCATTCCTCACGCATGAGGCGCTGACGCAGATCGCGCAGGTCACCGGCGAGAACCTCGAACGGCTCAGCGCCGGCCAGCCGTTCCTCGAAGGCACGCAACTCGCCTGA
- a CDS encoding TonB family protein — MTVATLAGWGAGTVAGTGTTPATAKDLAAVGSDDVVVAAPELQAAAERGESAAQFVLGFFCDVGVGVRLDHERARALLQAAAEREPAARAYLKWKYESGFGLPQADESAADRLATRAGDLALPGALRRWAEVDANRVRPRFGRVLLWMMDRAAAEDVVAQLNLADVYLAEEWTKPDAAQHLYWLGMAAERGSPEALERMAAYYDEGRLVARNPGRALEFRRRAAELGRVTAQLTLGRQYRDGQSVASDLVVAATWLGRAAAQGDLRATVELAALRRQGGPGLPVDYAAALTLLRRAVDRGDPAAMCDLGAMLREGQGTPVDAAAAAALYARAAQAGYAYGADVLGWMHARGELGAPDMRQAREWYTRAAEAGNRHAMSQLGVLWRDGQGGEKDLARAKAWFEQAARQGDTNSQVQLGLMLRNGLGGEVDFEGALEWFRQAAKNGAPEGSAQIGFHHLFGLGVPRSMTQALAHFVAAAREWDDPWLKRHFRMAVAAVEPEELEPVHTLLQTALEDPRLMLLSGPLPELGLDVLQSGPDGLRDASAARALLARMRASRRPQAALTIAWYAFLGAGMPYDLGVARAALAQGAARQPEEARRLHAVIESVAAETPVARAAARAELHALADAGDVDAARALLPRLITGVGDSYDLASARKYYELVRAPTRSRATPTFMQFVAQFGRKQNVPDEVELGRRRAELKRERGDAPATVVYRTEPTYPIDLRRVGGAGEATVNVSVDASGRPTAVRCVAASHPLMARAAEAAVLEWRFAPALRAGVPVASELVVPLMFSDPEAIVGR, encoded by the coding sequence ATGACCGTGGCGACCCTGGCGGGATGGGGAGCGGGGACGGTCGCGGGCACGGGGACGACTCCCGCGACGGCGAAAGACCTGGCGGCGGTGGGATCGGACGATGTGGTGGTTGCGGCCCCAGAACTGCAGGCGGCGGCAGAACGCGGCGAATCGGCGGCGCAGTTCGTCCTCGGCTTCTTTTGCGATGTCGGGGTGGGCGTGCGGCTCGATCATGAGCGGGCGCGGGCGCTGCTGCAGGCGGCGGCGGAGCGGGAGCCGGCGGCAAGGGCGTACCTGAAGTGGAAATACGAGAGCGGCTTCGGGCTGCCGCAGGCGGATGAGAGCGCGGCGGACCGGCTGGCGACGCGGGCTGGTGATCTCGCGTTGCCGGGAGCCTTGCGGCGCTGGGCGGAAGTCGACGCGAACCGCGTGCGGCCGCGGTTTGGCCGGGTGCTGCTGTGGATGATGGACCGGGCGGCGGCGGAGGACGTCGTGGCGCAGCTCAACCTGGCCGATGTGTACCTCGCGGAGGAGTGGACCAAGCCCGATGCAGCGCAGCACCTCTACTGGCTCGGAATGGCCGCGGAGCGGGGCTCGCCAGAGGCGCTGGAGCGGATGGCCGCGTATTACGACGAAGGCCGGTTGGTGGCGCGCAACCCCGGCCGGGCCCTGGAGTTTCGCCGCCGTGCCGCCGAGTTGGGCCGGGTGACCGCTCAGCTGACGTTGGGCCGCCAGTACCGCGACGGCCAGAGCGTGGCGTCGGACCTGGTGGTGGCGGCAACGTGGCTGGGACGGGCGGCGGCGCAGGGTGATCTGCGGGCGACGGTCGAGCTCGCTGCGCTCCGACGCCAAGGTGGGCCGGGTCTGCCGGTCGATTATGCCGCGGCGTTGACGCTGTTGCGGCGCGCGGTGGACCGCGGCGACCCGGCGGCGATGTGCGATCTCGGCGCCATGTTGCGGGAGGGCCAGGGGACGCCGGTCGATGCGGCGGCGGCGGCGGCGCTTTACGCGCGCGCGGCGCAGGCGGGCTACGCTTATGGGGCCGACGTCCTGGGCTGGATGCACGCCCGAGGAGAGTTGGGCGCGCCGGATATGCGGCAGGCGCGGGAGTGGTACACGCGGGCGGCGGAGGCGGGGAACCGCCACGCCATGAGCCAGCTCGGCGTGCTGTGGCGCGACGGCCAGGGCGGGGAGAAGGACCTTGCGCGGGCGAAAGCGTGGTTCGAGCAGGCCGCGCGGCAGGGCGACACGAACAGCCAGGTCCAGCTCGGGCTGATGCTGCGGAATGGCCTGGGCGGCGAGGTCGACTTCGAAGGAGCGCTGGAGTGGTTTCGGCAGGCGGCAAAGAATGGCGCGCCGGAAGGCAGTGCACAGATCGGCTTCCATCATCTCTTCGGGCTCGGCGTGCCCCGGAGCATGACCCAGGCGCTGGCGCACTTCGTGGCGGCGGCTCGGGAGTGGGACGATCCCTGGCTGAAACGCCATTTCCGGATGGCCGTTGCGGCGGTCGAGCCGGAGGAGCTCGAGCCAGTTCACACCTTGCTGCAAACGGCGCTGGAAGATCCGCGGCTGATGCTGCTGTCGGGCCCGTTGCCGGAGCTTGGTCTCGACGTGCTCCAATCCGGTCCGGATGGGCTGCGCGATGCAAGTGCGGCGCGGGCGTTGCTCGCGCGGATGCGGGCATCGCGGCGGCCGCAAGCCGCGCTCACCATTGCGTGGTATGCCTTCCTCGGCGCGGGCATGCCGTACGACCTTGGCGTCGCGCGAGCGGCGCTGGCGCAGGGCGCGGCACGGCAACCAGAGGAGGCACGGCGGCTGCACGCGGTGATCGAGAGCGTGGCGGCGGAGACGCCGGTGGCGCGGGCGGCGGCGCGGGCCGAACTGCATGCGCTGGCGGACGCCGGGGACGTGGACGCCGCGCGCGCCCTGCTGCCGCGGCTGATCACCGGCGTGGGCGACAGCTACGATCTCGCGAGCGCCCGAAAATACTACGAGCTGGTGAGGGCGCCGACGCGCTCGCGTGCGACGCCGACCTTCATGCAGTTCGTCGCGCAGTTTGGCCGGAAGCAGAACGTGCCCGACGAGGTGGAGCTTGGCCGCCGCCGGGCCGAGCTGAAACGCGAGCGAGGCGACGCGCCGGCAACGGTGGTGTATCGCACGGAGCCCACGTACCCGATCGACCTGCGGCGGGTGGGCGGGGCGGGTGAGGCGACGGTAAACGTGAGCGTCGATGCCAGCGGCCGGCCGACGGCGGTACGCTGCGTGGCGGCGTCACACCCCCTGATGGCGCGGGCGGCGGAGGCGGCCGTGCTGGAGTGGCGCTTTGCCCCGGCCCTCCGGGCGGGAGTCCCGGTGGCCTCGGAGCTAGTCGTGCCGCTGATGTTTTCCGACCCCGAAGCAATCGTGGGACGATAA